From the Theobroma cacao cultivar B97-61/B2 chromosome 2, Criollo_cocoa_genome_V2, whole genome shotgun sequence genome, one window contains:
- the LOC18609298 gene encoding uncharacterized protein LOC18609298: MEIFTKTKAVKLRSHLEKYLVADDDQATVRQSRNGSGKRARWFVELVQDKPNVIRLKSCHGKYLTATDLPFLLGMTGKKVLQTVPYRMDWKLQWEPIRDGFQIKLKTWCGKFLRANGGTPPWRNSITHDEPHTGATQKWILWDMEAVQVPESGSFMEYLSSVSSFSSVSDEVLEALSDDILGSGAHSPISVVSSVNSPRFSIVSTGSPKLSAKQVNSNNYRTGMDLFLNAKAVRLRSHHDKYLLAEEDEDSVTQDRNGSSKNARWTVEFVPGSQNIIRLKSSYNKYLTASNQPFLLGMTGRKVIQSLPRRLDSSVEWEPIREGSQVKLKTRYGNFLRANGGLPPWRNSVTHDIPHRTATQDWVLWDVDIVEIQVKSPGSGHQPSFPPAIRHADSLDFEFTSPSAVSGKSGNFSRQESSDSYVGSPPKSEGRTIYYHVADDNGEVDDEAVEGYSFSFKGNSVDELTHKLKEESGLEDVVVCTRSPLNGKLFPLRLQLPPNNADMHVVLVPLASKVARDFAKQGINL, translated from the exons ATGGAGATCTTTACAAAAACAAAGGCTGTGAAACTCAGAAGCCACCTGGAGAAGTACCTAGTGGCCGACGATGATCAAGCAACCGTCCGTCAAAGCCGCAACGGCTCAGGAAAAAGAGCTAGGTGGTTCGTCGAGCTTGTCCAAGATAAACCCAACGTTATCCGCCTCAAAAGCTGTCATGGCAAGTACCTCACAGCCACCGATTTACCCTTTCTTTTGGGCATGACAGGTAAAAAAGTGCTGCAAACGGTACCCTATAGGATGGATTGGAAACTCCAGTGGGAGCCTATAAGAGACGGGTTCCAGATCAAGCTGAAAACCTGGTGCGGTAAATTTTTACGTGCCAACGGAGGGACACCTCCATGGAGGAACTCCATCACTCACGACGAACCTCATACTGGCGCTACGCAGAAATGGATATTATGGGATATGGAGGCAGTGCAGGTGCCAGAGTCCGGGTCGTTCATGGAGTATTTGTCGTCAGTTTCGAGCTTTTCGTCAGTGTCTGATGAAGTTTTGGAGGCTTTGAGCGATGATATTTTAGGGTCAGGTGCTCACTCGCCTATTTCGGTCGTGTCATCGGTGAATTCTCCAAGGTTTTCAATCGTTTCAACAGGGTCGCCGAAATTGTCAGCCAAACAG GTCAATTCCAACAATTACCGGACGGGAATGGATTTGTTCCTCAACGCCAAAGCGGTGCGTCTCCGCAGCCACCACGACAAGTATCTCCTCGCCGAGGAAGACGAGGATTCCGTTACTCAAGACCGAAACGGATCCTCCAAAAACGCCCGATGGACCGTCGAGTTCGTCCCCGGATCCCAAAACATCATCCGCCTGAAAAGCTCTTACAACAAGTATCTCACTGCCTCGAACCAACCCTTTTTACTTGGGATGACCGGTCGAAAGGTGATTCAGTCACTCCCTAGGAGGCTCGACTCATCGGTCGAGTGGGAACCCATTAGAGAAGGGTCTCAGGTTAAGCTCAAGACTCGGTACGGTAACTTCTTGAGAGCAAATGGAGGGTTACCGCCTTGGAGGAACTCGGTGACGCACGATATTCCTCATAGGACTGCTACACAAGATTGGGTGTTGTGGGATGTGGATATTGTGGAGATTCAAGTCAAGTCTCCAGGGAGTGGCCATCAGCCCTCGTTTCCTCCTGCTATTCGTCACGCTGATTCATTGGACTTTGAATTTACTTCGCCTTCTGCAGTTTCAGGCAAATCTGGAAACTTTTCTAGACAAGAG tCAAGTGATTCATACGTGGGTTCACCGCCAAAATCGGAAGGTCGGACAATATACTACCATGTAGCAGATGATAATGGGGAGGTTGATGATGAGGCAGTGGAGGGTTACTCTTTTAGTTTTAAGGGTAATAGTGTGGATGAATTGACTCACAAATTGAAGGAAGAGTCAGGCCTTGAGGATGTTGTGGTGTGTACTCGCAGTCCGTTAAATGGGAAGCTTTTTCCTCTTCGCTTGCAGCTTCCTCCCAACAATGCAGATATGCATGTTGTTCTAGTTCCATTAGCATCAAAAG TGGCGAGAGATTTTGCAAAACAAGGAATTAATTTGTGA
- the LOC18609300 gene encoding tetratricopeptide repeat protein 38, with protein MEGVKFDKSGYEVKTSSDSCIFAINAYYHQVLSYGRDRRVILEAPVHDKDCVLANILAAHFLFSSDPSEASLHIEAAKSRLEQATFYEKAVFDVVNYLISENRDDDVAVELHSKLLRDFPRDLVSLKRVQVLCFYMGRPDLSLGLVQQVLPQNQQENYIYGMLAFPLLELGRMADAESAAEKGFEINKQDFWAQHALCHVLQYECRYKEAVQFMEECSSSWGSCSSFMLTHNWWHVALCYLEGHSPIIKVREIYDHCIWKELERSDAICAEVYLNALGLLLRVHVRGELDFFEDRLKILAAHLTDQANWFMEWHFDVLILWALAFTGEVAKAEDLLKGLKSRFSMMSKKKQQVMQRAMLLAEAIYEYGQGNEKQALEILGPDFDAYNCKIIGASDEQLDVFSEVWYSMLLNTGQVTKAIESIEKQIQKREGAPFLWRLLETGYTLSGRQEAATIGEKARVLEAAYFN; from the exons ATGGAAGGAGTGAAATTCGATAAGTCGGGTTATGAAGTCAAAACCTCTTCTGATTCTTGCATATTTGCAATCAACGCTTACTATCACCAG GTGCTTAGTTATGGCAGAGATAGGAGAGTGATCTTAGAAGCGCCTGTTCATGACAAGGACTGCGTTTTGGCCAACATTTTGGCCgctcattttctcttctcctcTGACCCTTCTGAGGCTTCTCTCCATATAGAAGCTGCCAAGTCTAGActt GAGCAAGCCACCTTTTATGAGAAGGCTGTTTTTGATGTTGTCAATTATTTGATTTCTGAGAATAGAGATGATGATGTAGCCGTGGAATTGCACTCTAAG CTCTTAAGAGATTTTCCAAGAGATCTTGTTTCATTGAAGAGGGTGCAAGTGCTGTGCTTTTATATGGGTCGACCTGATTTGTCTTTGGGTCTTGTCCAGCAG GTTCTACCCcaaaatcaacaagaaaattaCATATATGGCATGCTTGCATTCCCGCTATTAGAGCTTGGACGAATGGCAGATGCAGAGAGTGCTGCAGAAAAGGGATTTGAGATCAACAAGCAAGACTTTTGGGCACAACATGCT TTATGCCATGTTCTTCAGTATGAATGTCGTTACAAAGAAGCAGTGCAGTTCATGGAAGAATGCTCATCTTCATGGGGTTCTTGTTCATCATTCAT GTTGACCCACAATTGGTGGCATGTGGCTCTTTGTTATTTGGAAGGTCATTCTCCAATTATAAAGGTCAGAGAAATTTACGACCATTGTATATGGAAGGAGTTGGAAAGAAGTGATGCAATCTGTGCAGAG GTATACCTAAATGCTCTGGGCCTGTTGTTGCGGGTGCATGTGCGGGGAGAGCTAGATTTCTTTGAGGATCGCTTGAAAATATTGGCAGCACATCTAACAGATCAA GCTAACTGGTTCATGGAGTGGCACTTTGATGTGTTGATATTATGGGCCTTAGCTTTTACTGGGGAAGTTGCCAAAGCAGAAGATTTATTGAAGGGCTTGAAATCCAG ATTTTCCATGATGAGCAAGAAGAAGCAACAAGTAATGCAAAGAGCAATGCTG CTTGCGGAAGCCATATACGAGTATGGACAAGgtaatgaaaaacaagcacTAGAAATACTTGGTCCAGATTTTGATGCTTATAATTGTAAG ATTATTGGGGCTTCTGATGAACAGCTTGATGTATTTAGTGAAGTCTGGTACAGTATGTTGCTGAATACTGGACAAGTTACCAAAG CAATTGAATCAATTGAGAAACAGATCCAGAAGAGGGAAGGAGCTCCTTTCCTGTGGCGTCTGCTG GAGACAGGTTATACTCTGAGTGGCAGGCAGGAAGCTGCAACTATTGGTGAGAAAGCCAGAGTATTAGAAGCAGCATATTTCAACTAG
- the LOC18609297 gene encoding pentatricopeptide repeat-containing protein At1g59720, chloroplastic/mitochondrial, whose product MALATAPSSPPQLLPSKTINTQNASSFDHHGRILLALKQCTNMSSLKQIHAQTLRSASPHHPKTLFLYSQILLLSSSLDFNYALLLFNQVENPNSFMWNTLIRACALNVNNKEQAIRLYQEMLEQALVFPDKHTFPFVLKGCAYLFAFSEGKQVHAHALKHRFGSDVYVNNSLIHLYASCGCLDLAEKVFVKMSGRSLVSWNVLIEGFAQFGKFNTALELFREMQNRFDPDGYTLQSVISACAGLGALSLGAWAHAYLLNKCDFDLCSDVLINNSLVDMYCKCGSLELAQQVFERMPRRDLTSWNHMILGFAMHGQADEAIGCFDKMIRTESFRPNSITFVGVLSACNHKGMVFKGREFFDLMINDYEIKPGLEHYGCLVDLLARAGFIDDALDIVSTMPMRPDAVIWRSLLDACCKKNGSVELSEELANQVLESEGDIGSGVFVLLSRVYASASRWDDVGLVRKLMTDKGVTKEPGCSSLEIDGVAHELFAGDTCHPQTKEIYQMLNVIDEKLASVGYSPDHSQAPMVDELDETRQHSLRLHSERIAIALGLLKLQPGMPIRIFKNLRVCNDCHEVTKLISRIFKVEIFVRDRARFHHFKDGSCSCLDYW is encoded by the coding sequence ATGGCGCTGGCAACCGCGCCAAGCTCACCTCCTCAACTTCTTCCATCTAAAACCATCAACACCCAAAATGCTTCTTCATTCGACCACCACGGCCGCATCCTCTTAGCCTTGAAACAATGCACGAACATGTCTTCACTCAAACAAATCCACGCCCAAACCCTCCGTTCCGCCTCACCTCACCATCCAAAAACCCTCTTTTTGTACTCTCAAATTCTCCTTCTGTCTTCCTCCCTTGACTTCAACTACGCCCTTCTGCTTTTCAATCAAGTTGAAAACCCCAATTCCTTCATGTGGAACACTCTTATAAGAGCTTGTGCCCTTAATGTTAACAACAAAGAACAAGCCATTAGACTTTATCAGGAAATGCTAGAGCAAGCTCTGGTTTTCCCTGACAAGCATACATTTCCGTTTGTTTTGAAAGGTTGCGCTTACTTGTTCGCTTTTTCTGAAGGGAAACAAGTTCATGCCCATGCTTTGAAACATAGGTTTGGTTCCGATGTTTATGTGAATAACAGTTTGATTCATTTATATGCAAGTTGTGGGTGTTTGGACTTAGCTGAAAAAGTGTTTGTTAAAATGTCTGGAAGAAGTTTGGTTTCTTGGAATGTTTTGATTGAAGGTTTTGCTCAGTTTGGTAAGTTTAATACTGCTTTAGAACTGTTCCGTGAAATGCAAAATAGGTTCGATCCTGATGGGTACACACTGCAAAGTGTTATAAGCGCTTGTGCTGGTCTTGGGGCTTTGTCTTTGGGCGCGTGGGCTCACGCTTATTTGTTGAATAAGtgtgattttgatttatgTAGCGATGTTTTGATCAACAATTCGTTGGTGGATATGTATTGCAAATGTGGATCTTTGGAATTAGCTCAGCAGGTTTTTGAGAGGATGCCGAGACGtgatttaacttcatggaatCATATGATCCTAGGATTTGCAATGCACGGCCAAGCTGATGAGGCAATAGGATGTTTTGATAAAATGATTAGGACGGAGAGTTTCAGGCCGAATTCTATTACATTTGTTGGTGTTTTGAGTGCTTGTAATCACAAAGGCATGGTTTTTAAGGGTCGTGAGTTTTTTGATTTGATGATTAATGATTACGAGATTAAACCTGGATTAGAGCATTATGGGTGTTTGGTTGATCTTCTGGCCCGTGCTGGGTTTATTGATGACGCTCTTGACATTGTATCAACGATGCCTATGAGACCTGATGCTGTTATCTGGAGAAGTCTTCTTGATGCTTGTTGTAAGAAGAATGGAAGTGTTGAGCTAAGTGAAGAGTTGGCCAACCAAGTCCTTGAATCAGAAGGAGACATTGGCAGTGGTGTCTTTGTGCTGTTATCAAGAGTTTACGCTTCAGCTAGCAGGTGGGATGATGTTGGATTGGTAAGGAAATTGATGACTGATAAAGGTGTAACAAAAGAGCCTGGTTGTAGCTCACTTGAGATAGATGGTGTTGCTCATGAACTTTTCGCAGGGGACACATGTCATCCTCAAACTAAAGAAATATACCAGATGCTAAATGTGATTGATGAAAAACTAGCGTCGGTAGGGTATTCACCTGACCATTCACAAGCACCTATGGTTGATGAGCTTGATGAGACTAGACAACATTCTCTTAGGCTGCACAGTGAAAGAATTGCCATTGCTTTGGGCCTTTTGAAGTTGCAACCAGGCATGCCAATAcgtatttttaaaaatcttcGGGTATGCAATGACTGCCATGAGGTAACTAAATTGATCTCTAGAATTTTCAAGGTTGAGATTTTTGTACGTGATCGTGCCAGATTTCATCACTTTAAGGATGGCTCCTGCTCATGCTTGGATTATTGGTGA
- the LOC18609299 gene encoding LEAF RUST 10 DISEASE-RESISTANCE LOCUS RECEPTOR-LIKE PROTEIN KINASE-like 1.5, which translates to MPPPPSISSVLTAILFISLHQLVAEATVTHHSCSSHPETFSRSPCPPFTSTPPFPFSLSPGCGHPSFHIKCSTPYSTISINNFSFALLRYEPNSTSLTLSPQPPTKPRSNCSSFHFLSISTHSIDLSGSPFRISDGSCSRLSVLHSCSPPNLPNCSQCPWECGLIKNPVKLLHGCGSTRPLPGQGCQPDVLGYLENFLFTMGFQVEWDEAQDSYFSSCKNCISKNGICGFNSSDPNKQFLCFQSKTTISPPWIHVDHPHRIAILSSVFTLTCIFVIISVIIAIFRSNKLKSQSIEDPTTLFLRLHRSASLLPPVFTYEELESSTNKFDTKRKIGDGGFGSVYLGQLYDNRIVAVKYLHKNNQSGKALSSKFFCNEILILSSINHPNLVKLHGYCSDPRGLLLVYDYVPNGTLADHLHGRSKTSLTWQVRLEIALQTALAMEYLHFSVVTPIVHRDITSSNIFVEKDMRIKVGDFGLSRLLAFPENSSSESDFVWTGPQGTPGYLDPDYHRSFRLTEKSDVYSFGVVLLELISGLKAVDQRREKREMALADLAVSKIQMGLLHQLVDPVLVHDGEAMDGVDAVAELAFRCVAADKDDRPDAREIVEELKRIRSRTRVLRVSYSNGSNTDVSKG; encoded by the coding sequence ATGCCTCCACCACCATCAATCTCCTCTGTATTAACCGCCATCCTCTTCATCTCTCTTCATCAGCTGGTCGCTGAAGCTACTGTAACTCATCACTCATGTTCCTCTCATCCAGAAACCTTCTCTAGATCCCCATGTCCACCCTTCACTTCTACTCCCCCTTTccccttctctctctcaccgGGCTGTGGCCACCCCTCTTTCCACATCAAATGCTCCACTCCTTACTCTACTATCTCCATTAACAACTTCTCTTTTGCTTTACTCAGATATGAACCCAACTCCACTTCCCTCACTCTCTCCCCCCAACCCCCAACAAAGCCCCGTTCCAATTGCTCTTCTTTCCATTTCCTTTCCATTTCCACTCACTCCATCGATCTTTCAGGTTCCCCATTTCGAATCTCCGACGGTTCTTGTTCAAGACTATCCGTTCTCCACTCTTGTTCCCCTCCAAATCTCCCAAACTGTAGCCAATGCCCCTGGGAATGCGGGCTCATAAAAAACCCAGTCAAACTCCTCCATGGCTGCGGATCCACCCGCCCTCTTCCGGGACAAGGCTGCCAACCTGATGTCTTGGGTTACCTTGAAAATTTCTTGTTCACAATGGGTTTTCAAGTAGAATGGGACGAAGCACAAGACTCTTACTTTTCAAGCTGCAAAAACTGTATATCAAAGAATGGTATTTGCGGCTTCAATTCCTCAGACCCCAACAAACAATTCCTTTGTTTCCAATCCAAAACCACCATTTCCCCACCTTGGATTCACGTAGATCACCCTCACAGAATCGCAATCTTATCCTCTGTCTTCACTTTGACATGCATTTTCGTTATTATTTCAGTAATAATAGCTATTTTTCGATCCAATAAACTCAAATCTCAATCCATAGAAGACCCAACAACTTTATTCCTCCGCCTTCACCGTTCCGCTAGTCTCCTCCCGCCCGTTTTCACCTACGAAGAACTCGAATCTTCAACCAACAAATTCGACACAAAACGCAAAATCGGCGACGGTGGCTTCGGGTCCGTCTACTTAGGCCAACTCTACGACAATCGAATCGTAGCCGTTAAATACCTCCACAAAAACAACCAGTCAGGCAAAGCCTTATCATCCAAATTTTTCTGTAACGAAATCTTAATACTTTCTTCTATTAACCACCCGAATCTCGTTAAACTTCACGGGTATTGCAGCGACCCTAGAGGGTTACTTTTGGTTTACGATTATGTACCAAATGGAACCCTAGCTGACCACCTTCACGGCCGTTCAAAAACCTCGCTGACGTGGCAAGTGAGGCTTGAAATCGCTTTGCAAACTGCTCTAGCTATGGAGTATTTGCATTTCTCCGTCGTGACGCCGATTGTTCATCGCGATATTACGTCATCAAACATTTTTGTGGAAAAAGATATGAGAATTAAAGTTGGGGATTTTGGGCTTTCCAGGCTTTTGGCTTTCCCTGAAAATTCGTCTTCCGAGTCGGATTTTGTTTGGACTGGGCCTCAGGGGACGCCCGGGTATTTGGATCCGGATTATCACCGGTCGTTCCGGTTAACAGAAAAGAGCGACGTTTACAGCTTCGGAGTCGTTCTATTGGAGTTGATTTCCGGGTTAAAAGCGGTGGATCAAAGGAGGGAAAAGAGGGAAATGGCGTTGGCTGATTTGGCTGTTTCGAAGATCCAGATGGGATTGTTGCATCAGCTGGTGGACCCCGTTCTGGTGCATGATGGGGAAGCGATGGACGGTGTTGATGCGGTGGCGGAACTGGCGTTCCGGTGCGTGGCGGCTGATAAGGATGATAGACCGGATGCGAGGGAGATTGTGGAGGAACTGAAACGGATCAGGAGCCGTACACGTGTGCTTAGAGTGTCGTATTCGAATGGGAGTAATACTGACGTGTCAAAGGGTTGA